Below is a genomic region from Microbulbifer sp. ALW1.
CGCCCGATGCAGGTCGTCTTTCAGCCAGGCTTTCAAAAACGCGGCCTTGCTGGCCGTGAGATCTTCGACCGCCAGCTCACCTTCAACCAGCTTCTCAAGGTCCCGGCGCACCTCGGTAGAAAGGCGCCCATCTTCATCTGGCAGACCGGGATTCTCGGCCTTCCCGGCCGCTTTAGGTTTCTTACTCACCCTATCCCTCCTATAATTCGCCGTTTTCCGGCCGGGTATCAGGCTCCCGGTCAGAATATCCCAATAGATCGAGTCACAGAGTATAGGTTCCCCACAGATGGAAGAGCAGTACAACCCCTCCGCAGTCGAAGCCGCCGCCCAGGGCCATTGGGCCGAGCAGAAAAGCTTCGAGGTAAAGGAAGACCCCAGCCGCGACAAGTTCTATTGCCTATCCATGTTCCCCTACCCCAGCGGCAAACTGCATATGGGGCATGTGCGTAACTACACCATCACCGACGTGATCTCCCGCTACCAGCGCATGCAGGGCAAAAACGTGCTGCATCCCATGGGCTGGGACGCCTTCGGCCTGCCGGCGGAGAACGCCGCGATCCAGAACAAGACCGCACCGGCCAAGTGGACCTACTCCAACATCGACTACATGAAGGGCCAGCTGAAGGCCCTGGGTTTCGGTTTCGACTGGTCCCGCGAGCTGGCTACCTGCCAGCCCTCCTACTACCGCTGGGAGCAGTGGTTCTTCACCCGCCTGTACAAGAAAGGCCTGGTGTACAAAAAGAATTCCGCGGTGAACTGGTGCCCCCACGACGCCACCGTGCTGGCCAACGAGCAGGTGGAAGACGGCTGCTGCTGGCGCTGCGGCACCACCGTGGAACGCCGCGAGCTGGCCCAGTGGTTTATCAAGATCACCGATTACGCCGAAGAACTGCTGAAAGACCTGGACCAACTCCCGGACTGGCCGGAGCAGGTGCGCACCATGCAGCGCAACTGGATCGGTAAATCCAAGGGTGTCGAGCTGGCCTTCGCACTGCCGAAGACCATTGCCGGCGTTGACCACTTCGATGTCTACACCACCCGTCCGGACACCTTGATGGGCGTGACCTACGTGTCGCTCGCTGCCGAGCACCCGATCGCGCTGGAGCTGGCCGAGAGCAAGCCCGAACTGAAAGCCTTTATTGCCGAGTGCAAAAAGCAATCCATGTCCGAAGCCGATATGGCCACCATGGACAAGAAAGGCATGGATACCGGTCTCAAGGCCATCCATCCGCTCACCGGCGAAGAAGTCCCGGTGTGGGTCGCCAACTACGTACTGATGGATTACGGCAGCGGTGCCGTGATGGCAGTGCCCGCGCACGACCAGCGCGACTGGGAATTTGCCAAGAAATACGACCTGCCGATCAAGCAGGTAGTCGCGCCCGCTGGCGACGAATCTATCGACCTGGACAAAGAAGCCTTCACCGAAAAAGGCAATCTGGTAAATTCCGGCGGTTTTGACGGCCTCGACTTTGAAGCCGCGTTCAATGCCATCGCCGACGGCCTGGAAGCTGCCGGAAAGGGCCGCGTCACCACCAACTACCGTCTGCGCGACTGGGGTGTATCCCGCCAGCGCTACTGGGGCGCGCCCATCCCCATGTTCAACCTGGCCGACGGCAGCGAGATCCCGGTCCCGGCCGAGAAACTGCCGATCCTGCTGCCGGAAGATGTGGAACTGGACGGCGTCACCTCCCCGATCAAGGCCGATCCGGAGTGGTGCAAAGACGAATACAACGGTGAAGCCGTCGAGCGTGAAACCGACACCTTCGACACCTTCATGGAATCCAGCTGGTACTACGCCCGCTACACCTGCCCCGACTTCGAAGAAGGCATGCTCGACCCGGACCGCGCCAACTACTGGCTGCCGGTGGACCAGTATGTGGGCGGCATCGAACACGCCATCCTGCACCTGCTATACGCACGCTTCTTCCACAAACTGATGCGTGATGAAGGCCTGGTAAAGAACGACGAGCCCTTCAAGCGCCTGCTGTGCCAGGGCATGGTATTGGCCGAATCCTTCTACAAAGAAGTCGACGGCCACAAAACCTGGATCGCCCCTACTGCTGTCGACGTAGAGCGCGATGACAAAGGCAAGCCGATCAAAGCCATCGAGCGCGCCACTGGCGAAGAAGTCATCGCCGGCGGCGTGGTGAAAATGTCCAAGTCCAAAAACAACGGCATCGACCCCCACGCAGCGGTTCAGGAATACGGTGCCGACACCGTCCGCCTGTTCACCATGTTCGCCGCGCCCCCCGAGCAAACCCTCGAGTGGCACGATTCCGGCGTGGAAGGCGCAAGCCGCTTCCTGCGCAAACTGTGGAAAACCGTCCACGGCCATATCGAAGCCGGCGACGGCAGCGTCGAAATTGATGTAAACAACCTGAGCGACAAGCAACAGCAGCTGCGCCGCAAGACCCACGAAACCATCCAGAAAGTCAGCGACGACTACGGCCGCCGCCAGACCTTCAACACCGCCGTCGCCGCGGTAATGGAACTGCTGAACGAAGTGGGCAAGGTTGCTGAGCGCGACTCCGCCAACGGCCTCGCGGTAGAACGCGAAGCCCTGCAAGCCGCCGTCATGCTGCTCGCGCCGGTAACCCCCCACATCAGCCACGAACTGTGGAATGCGCTGGGCAACTCTGGCGAGCTGGTCGATGCCCAGTGGCCGCAAGTGGACGAGAAAGCCCTGGTACGCTCCAGCATCACCCTGGTGGTGCAGGTCAACGGCAAGCTGCGTGCAAAACTGGAAGTACCTGCAGACACCGACAAATCCACCTTGGAATTGAAGGCACTGGCAGACGAAAACGTGGTGAAGTTCACCGAAGGCCTCACCGTGCGCAAGGTGATCGTGGTGCCGGGTAAGCTGGTCAATATCGTCGCCAACTAAGTCCCAACCATCGCCTCGGCAACGAAGCACAAATATCAGATGCGAAGGACGGGTGACGGGTACGGGTTTTCAGGAGCGTCGGCGACATGGACGTCGCCGACGCAGCGTACAGGGATGTATCCACAGCGGTCCTGAAAACCCGTACCCGGCGCCCGGCCGCCACAAGGCCAATAAAGAACGCAACAGATCCCGATGAAGACCACTATGCTCCGCACACTAACGATAATCCTAGCCGTCACAATCTCAGCCTGCGGCTGGCAACTCCGCGGTGCACCGAAAAACTTCCCGCCGGGCAGCAAACTCTATATCACCACCGAAAACCCGCGCAGCGACCTGAGTGAAAGCATCACCCGCCTGCTGCAAACCAGCGGCCTGCCGCTTGCCGAAGACGCCACCGAAGCCGACTTCGTCCTTACCGTACACAAAGAAATCGAGCAAAAGCGCACCGTCTCCGTAGACGCCAAAGGCCGTGCCTCCGAATACGAACTCATCACCAGCGCCGAATACAGCGTGCGCGACCGCAACGGCAAATACCTCCTCACCAACGCCCAGGCCGACGTCTACCGCATCCTCCAGTGGGACGAAGACGAAGTGGCGAGTAAAGGCGAAGAAGAACGCCTGCAGCGGGAAGAAATGCGCCGCGAACTCATCAGCCGTATCATCGACCGCCTGCGCCGAATTGAAATCAGCACACCGGTCAGCGACAGCCCCATCGCCCCCTGAACGGCAACAAAGCACTATGGCGCGCATCAACCCCAGACAACTCCCACAGAACCTCCGCCAGGGGCTCGCCCCCATTTACGTCGTAACCGGGGACGAACCGCTATTGATCCAGGAGTGCTGCGACAGCATCCGCGATACGGCCCGTCATCACGGCTTCATTGAACGCGACCTGCTCCACGGCGAAGCCAACTTCGACTGGGGGCAACTGCTCTCCGCCGCAGGCAGCCTCTCCCTGTTTGCCGACAAAAAAATCATTGAACTGCGACTGCCCGGTGGAAAACCCGGCGATAAAGGCAGCAAAGCCCTGCAGGAATTTGCCGATATGGCAAACGAGGAGACACTACTGCTCCTGGTATTGCCAAAACTGGATCGCGCCCAGCTCAACAGCAAATGGGTCAAAGCGCTGGACGCCAAAGGCGTACTGATTCAGATCTGGCCGGTAGATGCCGCAGAAATGCCACGCTGGATTCACCAGCGACTGCGCGCCGCCGGCCTCGACGCCGAACCCGAAGCTATCCAGATACTCGCCGAACGGGTCGAAGGCAACCTGTTGGCCGCCAGCCAGGAAATCGAAAAGCTGAAGCTGCTGGCGCAAGACAATGTCATCAGTGCCGACACCATGAACAACGCCGTCGCCAGCTCGGCACGCTACGACGTTTTCGGACTGATCGACAAAGCCCTGGCCGCGGACGCCGCCGGCGCGGTGAAAACCCTGCAAGGGCTGCGCGCCGAAGGGGTGGAAGCACCGGTCGTGCTCTGGGCCATCGCCCGGGAGATTCGCACACTGCTGGAAACCCAGCAGAAGCTCGACGAGGGGCAACCACTCAATCGGCTGGTGCGCATTCAGAAGCGCCAACCTCTGATCCAGGCTGCCTGCCAGCGGCTACACCCTCGCCAGCTGGAAAATTTCCTGCTGCGCGCCCGCGCTGTGGACAATGCCATCAAAGGCGGTAAAGAAATGGACCCCTGGGCGGGCCTGCTGGAACTGACACTCAATCTTTCCGGTAAACGCAGTATCTGACGTGGGGCGGACTCGCTCCCGCGAGCCCACCCTTTAGTTGGAGACCATCTACAAGATCGAAAAGTTACTCGGCGATTTTTTCCGCGTAAATGGCATCCACCAGTTTTCCATCGTCGCTGTCCCCAGGCAGTTCCCAGAACATAATACCCCCGAGCCGGTGCTCTTTCGCATAGCGGGTTTTCAGTGCCACCGACCGTGGATTATCAAAGGTCGCGTAGCGCTTTTGCTCAGCGTTATAGGCGTAGGCGGCAGCCGCCTTTTTATCCCAGAAAACACCGTACCCGTTTTCATTCCGGTACTCCGCGTCCTGTTCGGCGAAGCGCAGCCCCGGTACATGCCTACCAGCCTGGTAACGTCCATTGTTATCGCTGCCGCCTTCAACGCCTTCCCAAACCCGCGAGTAGAAGGCCGCACCAATCACAATTTTCTGTGCCGGCACGCCGGCATCCAGTAGACAACGCACGGCATTGTCGGTGGATTGCTTCTGCTGATCCGTTGAATAAAGTGGAGTTTGGTGACCGGTCACGGTACTGAACCCGTTAACCAGGTCGTAACTCATCAGATTGATGCTATTGATCAGCGGAGTGACTGCCTGCCAGTCCAGGGACTTCTGCAAAAATGCATCAAAGCCACCGGCAGCGACAGTAATCAGCGAATCTTCCCCGAGCACCCGCCGCAATTCCTGAACCAGTGCAGTGAAGTTGTCGCGGTCTTCAGGCTTAAACGGGTGGCCCGGGTGACCTTCAATGGCGGGATACTCCCAGTCCAGGTCGATGCCATCACCACCAATAGTGTCCAAGGTTTTTTTCACCGAGCGCGCAAACGCAGCGCGATTTTCCGCACTGGAGAAGACATCCGAGCAGGGTTCGCAACCGCCCCAGCCACCGAGCGCCAGCATTACTTTGAGATGGGGATACTGCGCTTTCAGTGCCAGCAGACGCTGATAGGAATCGCGTGCTTCCCCGTCGCGAAACGCCATTTCGTTACCATCCAGGTATACGAAGCTGTATATCAAGTGAGTGAGCTTGTTGAAGTCATAGCGTGCCAGGTCTTTGCCATCGCCCGTGTAGTAGCCCATCACAGCCAGCGCATCGGGACTCACCGACGACGCCTCCAGTCCTTTATCCGCAACAGCCGTATTGCCCATCAGCACCAGCCACAAGCCACACCAACGCCACCAATTCCCCATCGCCATTTCTCCTGCGTTTTTTCTACGGAACAGCAATCACTATTTTCGAGCCCGTATCCTAACGCCTGACACCAGGGAGTGACAACGCTGTCACAGGCGCAGCAACGGCGACGCCAGACAAGCTCAAGCGGATTTTGGCGCAAGCGAACAAGCCTGCCGGCACCAAATGACAAGTGACCGCGACTCAAGTTGGTTAGGATGAAAGGCAAACACCGCTCCCAGCAGCTAATACTGACTGCTAGATTCCAATCACCGGGCGGGAATTCCGCGATCCAGGCGAACAACAGAGAAAAACCATGAGCAAGGCCCCTACTCCATCGGACAAGCCATCCGAACTCGCCAGCACCCATAGCGTGATCAACCAACCCAAGCCGCTACAGGGACATAACCTCTACGCCGGTGATGCCGCCCTGCGGGATGCGGTACAGCGCAATGGCGGCCACTGGGCGGAAGATGACCTCCAGCGCTACGGCGAGATCTGTGGACGCCCGGAGTGGATCGAGCGCGGTTTTCAGGCCAATGCCCACAAGCCGGAGTTTGATTCCCACGACCGGGTGGGCAATCGCATCGACCAGGTGAACTACCACCCCGCCTATCACCAGTTGATGCAGCTGGCGCTGAGCGAGGGACTGCACTCCTCGCCGTGGACAGAGCCAAAGCCCGGGGCCCACGTGGTACGCGCCGCCAAGTACTATCTGCACAGCCAGGTGGAATCCGGCCACGGCTGTCCGGTGACCATGACATTTGCCTCTGTCCCCTCCATCAAACTCAACCCGGTGCTGGCGAAAGAGTGGCTGCCCAAAATTACCGACCGCGGCTACGACCCTAGCAACCGCCCACACACGGAAAAAGCTACGGTCACTATCGGCATGGGCATGACCGAAAAACAGGGCGGTTCCGATGTCCGCGCCAACACCACCACTGCCACGCCACAGGGTGACGGCAGCTACGCACTGGTGGGCCACAAATGGTTTACCTCGGCGCCCATGTGCGACGCTTTTCTGGTTTTGGCCCAGACGGAGGCAGGGCTGAGTTGTTTTCTGGTGCCCCGCTGGTGCCCGGACGGCAGCAAAAATCCGATTCAGGTACAGCGGCTGAAAAACAAAGCCGGCAACGTCTCCAACGCCTCGTCGGAAATCGAATTGCGCGGCGCGCTGGGCTGGCTGGTGGGAGAAGAAGGACGCGGAGTGCCGGCCATCATTGAAATGGTTTCCGCCACCCGCTTCGACTGTATGATCGGGTCGAGTAGCGGCCAGCGACAGGCGGTGGTACAGGCGATTTACCACGCCTCCCAGCGCAGTGCTTTTGGCAAATCCCTGATCGACCAACCACTGATGCAGAACGTACTGGCGGACCTGCAACTGGAAGTGGAAGGCTCCATCGCCATGACCATGCGCATGGCCCAGGCGATGGACCATCTGGACGACGAGCAGCAAAAGCTGCTGATGCGTCTCGGCACCGCGGTCGGGAAATACTGGATCTGTAAGCGCACACCCCATCACGCCTATGAAGCAATGGAGTGTCTCGGCGGCAACGGCGTGATCGAAGATTTCATTACCGCGCGCCTCTACCGCGACGCCCCCATCAATGCCATCTGGGAGGGCTCCGGCAATATCCAGGCGCTGGACGTATTGCGTGCATTGACGAAAACACCAGACGTTCTTAGCAATTGGTATGACGTGCTGGATGAAAGCAAGGGCAACGATCTGCGTTACGACAGAGCCCTTGCCCAGCTGAAAAACCAGCTCGCCGATAGGCATCACATCGAGTATCGGGCCCGTCATCTGGTAGATCAGCTGGCTCTGACGATGCAGGCAAACCTGCTGATGCAAAGTCGCAACAGCGCAGTGGCGGAGGCTTTTATCGCCTCGCGACTCGGCACGCAAGGTGTCGGCAACACCGGTACCCTACCCGTTGGTGTGGATGTCACGACCATCATCGAGCGCGGCAATCCGCTGGTCAGCTGAGTCACACCCAATAACTACTTTCCATGTTCCGGGTGCCAATTAAGGCGCCCTGAAATCTCCGGCACTGCCTTCCTGAAACCCATTTTGTGCAAAACCCTTGGTGCGCAAAACCGTGTTGCCCAAAACCCATGTTGCGCACATGCGACACTTGTCGCATACTAATCCCACAAGTCACAAACCCCCGAACAAGGCATTCCCCAATGAAGCCACAGCCCTCAGCAACGGAGCTCGCCATCCTCAAGGCGCTCTGGCAGCAGTCGCCCCTAAGCGCCCGCGAAATTCACCTGCGCATTGAAGAGCAACTGGGCTGGTCCTACTCATCCACCCGCAAAACCCTGGATCGCATGCAGGACAAAGGTTTACTGCACGCCTTTGAAGTCCACGGACTGAAAGTGTTTGAGGCCGAAGCGGATAAAGTGGAAACGCTGGCGGCCTATGCACGGGATTTCGCCGAGCGCGTACTGGAAATCAAGGGGCCGGTACCCGCCTCTTTTTTCGCGGGCAGCGACTTGCTGAGCGAGGTCGAGCTTAAGGAACTGGAATTGCTGTTGGCGAGGGAAAGCAAGGATGACGGAACAGCAGAGGGAGCAACAGAGGGCTCAGCAGGTGATTGAGTGGCTCGCGCAACTCGCCCTGTCCAGCGCCATCAGCCTTGCCATTGGCGCCTTAATGCTAAGCCTGTTGGTATTGCTGGCCCGTCACCTGCACTGGCTAAATAGCTGGCGCGAACCCTGGCTGGCCGCAGCGGTACTCACTTTTGCCAGCTTTTGCCTGGGTTTCCTGCCCTCCATGCACCACCCCGCCACTATCGAACTGAGCCTGCCCGCTGTTGTAAACCTGCCTCAGGACAGCAATGAGGCCATCGCACTCGCTGCTGGTCAGGATCACAAGACTTTCTTCTGGCTGGGGTGGTTGGTCGCGTGGGGGCAATCTGGGCCTTGGGGGCGACAATCCATCTCGGGCGTTTGCTGCTCGGCCAGCGACGGCTCGCCAGACTGCTGCGCCAGGGCAAGCCGCTACCCGCCAACGGGGAACTCGCGCAACACCTGGGGGTACGGAACCCGCCTGAAGGGCTGAAACTGGTGCTGGTGGACGCGCGGGTTTCCCCCTTTGCCTGCACCTTTCCTACTCCCACCCTGGTACTCAGCCAATGGGCACTCGACGAGCTGTCACTGGCACAAATCCGACTGGTAGTGGGTCATGAACTGACGCACCTGGCGCGGCGCGATCCGATGGCGGTACTGGCACTGCAGTGGATGACGGTCCTGCTCTGGTTCAACTGGCCGTTAAAGAAACTGGCAAAACGGACGCTGGACGCCCTGGAGCAGGGCTGTGATGAAGAGGTACTCAGAAAAGAAAACCAAAACGGGCGAAGGGCCTATGCAGACGCAATGCTGAAGACCCTTCGCCACACCGCGACAGCTCACGGCAATGATCCCGTCGCGGCCTTCTCAACGCAAAACCAAAGGAGCTTCACCTTGAGAATCCGTAACATTCTGAACGGCAAACCCGGCGCCGGCAAGCGCTCAAATGGCACCCTGTGGTCACTTACCCTGGCCAGTGGTCTGTTAGTTCTGGGGTTGCAACCCCAGCTGGCGCAGGCCGGCAAAGCCCTGGAGGCCTTCATAAACCCGTTGCCAGAGGCCAAGGTCACCTCGGGATTTGGTATGAGGCCCTGGCCCATCAAAGACGCAAAATATAAGGAGAAACGCCTGCACAAAGGGATAGACCTGGCGGCGCCTAGGGGTACCCAGATACAGGTACCGGGCTCAGGCGTGGTTACTTTCTCGGGCACCAAAGGCGCGCGCGGTGAAGTGGTGATCATCGACCACGGGGATGGCCTGGAAACCCTCTACGCCCATCTCGATAAACGCCTGGTGAACAAAGGCGATGTCGTAGAGCAGGGGCAGATCCTCGGCCTGGTAGGCAGCACCGGCAAAGCCACCGGCCCCCATTTACACTGGGAGCTACGCCGTGACGGCCAGGTGATCGACCCGGCCAGCCAGGTGCCAATGCAGGCAAAGCACCCGGTGATGGTACTGGCGAACCAGTAAAAGAAGTCGAGGCGCCTGCGGGCGCCTCTTCTACTTTCTGACTCAAACGCATGAACAACTACGACAATCAGTAAAAGCTATAGCGCACGCCGAACTGACCGCGCGCACCGTAGTACTCCACCTGCTTCGGTCGATCTTCACTGCCAATGTAATAGGTCAGCGGTTCATCCGTCAGGTTTATCGCTTCTGCAAAGATGACGAGGCGATCATTGACGGTGTAGTTGGCACTCAGATCCAGACTGGTGTACTTACCGTAGAACTGATCTTCATCCGCATTACCACCGTGCTCTTCCACATACTCGTCCTTGTGGTTCTGAGCCAGGCGCAGTGAGAAATCGCCATCGTCGTAGTAAACAGAGAAGTTGTGCAATAGGTCTGCCTGACGGGCAATGGGTACCGCTTCGTCACGACCCGGGATGGTCATTTCGGAATCCATCACAGTCACGTTCGCAGACACACCCAGGTTGGCCAGTGGGCCGGGGAGAAAGTCCAGCTTGCGCACTAGGTTAAATTCGAATCCACGCAGCCAGGCGTCATCACCATTTTCCGGGCGGTAGATATCCACACCGGTGTTACCGTTGTAGCTACCTTCCTGCACGGATTCGAAAATCGGGTCGGTAATGTCTTTATAGAAGAACCCGGCAGAAGCCACACCGGCGTCACCAAAATAGTGCTCGTAGATGGCATCCAGGTTCCAGGAGTAAGTGGGCTCCAGTTCGGCGTTGCCACCCAGGAACTCGTTGTCGTGTTCGGCGTAGTAACCACCCGGGTTCAGGTCGCCAAAGTTCGGGCGCGCGAAAGTCCGGGTCAGGGCCAGACGCAGATTGCTGTCGTCATTCAGTGCGTACTTCAGGTGTGCGGACGGCAATACCGACAGGTAATCTTTTTCACCATTAAATGGCTCCAGGCGACCTTGCCCGTTTTCGTCTTCCACATATACCTGACTATCCACTTCGGTAGTGGTCTGGGTCAGGCGCAAGCCTGCAACGATCGTGGTGCGGTCGTTCAACTGGTAGGTGGCCATACCGTAACCAGATAGGTGCTGCTCGGCGAGGTCGAAGTTACGACCCAACGCAGCACCGTTGCTGACCAGTGCAGATTCATCCTCCACCAGGGCAAACTGATCGCGATTCTCGCTCCAGAAACGCTCCAGGTCCGACATGGAAGCAACCTGAGAGAACTGGGATGCGTAATCGACATTAATGTCAGACAGGTAGTCATTGCGCCCGGGCTGGTTCGAAAGCGCGAAGTCAGACAGGTACACCGGGTTGTCACCAGTCCACTCGTAGAACTCGTCAGCGAAAATGGATACACGCTCCTTGTCGCGGTATTTCATCCCCATTTTCAGCTCCAGCTCGCTGGAAAGCGCACTGGTGAAATCCACAGACGCAACGATTTTATCTTTTTCGTTGACGTAAACCTTGTACAACTCCACCCAGGACAGTGCAGCCTGTGCCGGATCCATAACAAAACCATCCGGCAGATGGGTAGAAATCGCATTCGCGGGATCATTACCGCCGTCGATTTCGTTATACACCAGACCGTCTTCCGCCAGCCCTTCGTAGCCGACTTCCTTCTGGTCGAAGCGCATCACAAAATAGGAACGATCTTTGCCATTTGGAATATTGCCGTAACGGAACTCGTTGTCGTAGCTGGCCAGGCTCCAATCGACTTTTGCGGTTTCACTCAGGTCGTGCTCACCACCGAACTCAACACCTTTCATTTCGGTGATCAGTTCGTTGTGAATATGCTGGAGTTCCACGCGATCTTTGTCGAAGCGCAGTCGATGCTTGTAGTGAGTCTCTTCGTCAGAAAGGGTGCCGTACAGAGCGCGCACGAAAACGCGATCGTCATCGCTGAAGTTGTATTCGGCTCCCAGGTTCATCCCCAGGGTTTCACGGTTACCGATATAGTCCCGCAGTTCCAGCCGGTAGATACCATTGCCATCGCGACGCGGCTCGAAGTTATCGGTAGCCCAATCCCGGCTCCAGCCGGTCACATTAATTAGGTAACCAAATTTTTCATCTTCGGAACGATCGCCGTACAGCAGGTTCATCGACTTGATGTCGCCGTCGGCTTTATCGGCAATACCACCACCTACAGACACCTGCAGCGTGCGCTCATCCGGAGCGGTGCGGGTAATAAAATTGACATTACCGCCGATGGCATCCCCTTCCTGATCGGCAGTAACCGCTTTGGTCACCTCAATACGTTCAATCAGCTCGGAAGGAAAAAAGTCGAATGCCGTTGCCCGGGAGGTTGTCTCTTCTTCCGCGGACGGTAAGCGGTGGCCATTGAGGCTGGCAGAACTCCACTCGGAAGGCAGACCGCGGACAGCCACGAAGCGCCCCTCCCCCTGATCACGTTCGATAGAAACGCCAGAAACACGCTGAACGGCTTCCGCGGCGTTGCGGTCAGGGAGCTTGCCAATGCCATCGGCGGATACGATGTTCACAATACGAACTGATGCGCGCTGCAGACCAAGCGCGCGCAACTCGGTATCAAACATGTTACCGAGCACAACAATCTCTTCGATGTTGCCAGTCTGGCTTTCACCAGCTGCTTCCATTTTCAACGCATCAGATTCACTGGTGCTTTCCTGTGCGTACACACCCTGTGTAACAGCCAGTGCAATGGCTGCTGGCAATAGCTTAAGACGATTCATCGTCTGCCCCCTGTGTTATCAGTAAAAAGATCTGGTCATTTGTGTATTCATTTCCCGCC
It encodes:
- the leuS gene encoding leucine--tRNA ligase, with protein sequence MEEQYNPSAVEAAAQGHWAEQKSFEVKEDPSRDKFYCLSMFPYPSGKLHMGHVRNYTITDVISRYQRMQGKNVLHPMGWDAFGLPAENAAIQNKTAPAKWTYSNIDYMKGQLKALGFGFDWSRELATCQPSYYRWEQWFFTRLYKKGLVYKKNSAVNWCPHDATVLANEQVEDGCCWRCGTTVERRELAQWFIKITDYAEELLKDLDQLPDWPEQVRTMQRNWIGKSKGVELAFALPKTIAGVDHFDVYTTRPDTLMGVTYVSLAAEHPIALELAESKPELKAFIAECKKQSMSEADMATMDKKGMDTGLKAIHPLTGEEVPVWVANYVLMDYGSGAVMAVPAHDQRDWEFAKKYDLPIKQVVAPAGDESIDLDKEAFTEKGNLVNSGGFDGLDFEAAFNAIADGLEAAGKGRVTTNYRLRDWGVSRQRYWGAPIPMFNLADGSEIPVPAEKLPILLPEDVELDGVTSPIKADPEWCKDEYNGEAVERETDTFDTFMESSWYYARYTCPDFEEGMLDPDRANYWLPVDQYVGGIEHAILHLLYARFFHKLMRDEGLVKNDEPFKRLLCQGMVLAESFYKEVDGHKTWIAPTAVDVERDDKGKPIKAIERATGEEVIAGGVVKMSKSKNNGIDPHAAVQEYGADTVRLFTMFAAPPEQTLEWHDSGVEGASRFLRKLWKTVHGHIEAGDGSVEIDVNNLSDKQQQLRRKTHETIQKVSDDYGRRQTFNTAVAAVMELLNEVGKVAERDSANGLAVEREALQAAVMLLAPVTPHISHELWNALGNSGELVDAQWPQVDEKALVRSSITLVVQVNGKLRAKLEVPADTDKSTLELKALADENVVKFTEGLTVRKVIVVPGKLVNIVAN
- the lptE gene encoding LPS assembly lipoprotein LptE, which encodes MLRTLTIILAVTISACGWQLRGAPKNFPPGSKLYITTENPRSDLSESITRLLQTSGLPLAEDATEADFVLTVHKEIEQKRTVSVDAKGRASEYELITSAEYSVRDRNGKYLLTNAQADVYRILQWDEDEVASKGEEERLQREEMRRELISRIIDRLRRIEISTPVSDSPIAP
- the holA gene encoding DNA polymerase III subunit delta, giving the protein MARINPRQLPQNLRQGLAPIYVVTGDEPLLIQECCDSIRDTARHHGFIERDLLHGEANFDWGQLLSAAGSLSLFADKKIIELRLPGGKPGDKGSKALQEFADMANEETLLLLVLPKLDRAQLNSKWVKALDAKGVLIQIWPVDAAEMPRWIHQRLRAAGLDAEPEAIQILAERVEGNLLAASQEIEKLKLLAQDNVISADTMNNAVASSARYDVFGLIDKALAADAAGAVKTLQGLRAEGVEAPVVLWAIAREIRTLLETQQKLDEGQPLNRLVRIQKRQPLIQAACQRLHPRQLENFLLRARAVDNAIKGGKEMDPWAGLLELTLNLSGKRSI
- a CDS encoding glycoside hydrolase family 18 protein, with product MGNWWRWCGLWLVLMGNTAVADKGLEASSVSPDALAVMGYYTGDGKDLARYDFNKLTHLIYSFVYLDGNEMAFRDGEARDSYQRLLALKAQYPHLKVMLALGGWGGCEPCSDVFSSAENRAAFARSVKKTLDTIGGDGIDLDWEYPAIEGHPGHPFKPEDRDNFTALVQELRRVLGEDSLITVAAGGFDAFLQKSLDWQAVTPLINSINLMSYDLVNGFSTVTGHQTPLYSTDQQKQSTDNAVRCLLDAGVPAQKIVIGAAFYSRVWEGVEGGSDNNGRYQAGRHVPGLRFAEQDAEYRNENGYGVFWDKKAAAAYAYNAEQKRYATFDNPRSVALKTRYAKEHRLGGIMFWELPGDSDDGKLVDAIYAEKIAE
- a CDS encoding isovaleryl-CoA dehydrogenase, encoding MSKAPTPSDKPSELASTHSVINQPKPLQGHNLYAGDAALRDAVQRNGGHWAEDDLQRYGEICGRPEWIERGFQANAHKPEFDSHDRVGNRIDQVNYHPAYHQLMQLALSEGLHSSPWTEPKPGAHVVRAAKYYLHSQVESGHGCPVTMTFASVPSIKLNPVLAKEWLPKITDRGYDPSNRPHTEKATVTIGMGMTEKQGGSDVRANTTTATPQGDGSYALVGHKWFTSAPMCDAFLVLAQTEAGLSCFLVPRWCPDGSKNPIQVQRLKNKAGNVSNASSEIELRGALGWLVGEEGRGVPAIIEMVSATRFDCMIGSSSGQRQAVVQAIYHASQRSAFGKSLIDQPLMQNVLADLQLEVEGSIAMTMRMAQAMDHLDDEQQKLLMRLGTAVGKYWICKRTPHHAYEAMECLGGNGVIEDFITARLYRDAPINAIWEGSGNIQALDVLRALTKTPDVLSNWYDVLDESKGNDLRYDRALAQLKNQLADRHHIEYRARHLVDQLALTMQANLLMQSRNSAVAEAFIASRLGTQGVGNTGTLPVGVDVTTIIERGNPLVS
- a CDS encoding BlaI/MecI/CopY family transcriptional regulator; translated protein: MKPQPSATELAILKALWQQSPLSAREIHLRIEEQLGWSYSSTRKTLDRMQDKGLLHAFEVHGLKVFEAEADKVETLAAYARDFAERVLEIKGPVPASFFAGSDLLSEVELKELELLLARESKDDGTAEGATEGSAGD
- a CDS encoding M23/M56 family metallopeptidase; translated protein: MLLGQRRLARLLRQGKPLPANGELAQHLGVRNPPEGLKLVLVDARVSPFACTFPTPTLVLSQWALDELSLAQIRLVVGHELTHLARRDPMAVLALQWMTVLLWFNWPLKKLAKRTLDALEQGCDEEVLRKENQNGRRAYADAMLKTLRHTATAHGNDPVAAFSTQNQRSFTLRIRNILNGKPGAGKRSNGTLWSLTLASGLLVLGLQPQLAQAGKALEAFINPLPEAKVTSGFGMRPWPIKDAKYKEKRLHKGIDLAAPRGTQIQVPGSGVVTFSGTKGARGEVVIIDHGDGLETLYAHLDKRLVNKGDVVEQGQILGLVGSTGKATGPHLHWELRRDGQVIDPASQVPMQAKHPVMVLANQ